The following proteins are encoded in a genomic region of Opitutus sp.:
- a CDS encoding YkgJ family cysteine cluster protein, with protein sequence MCAAFSPEEDSLFEKTGAAVLKRLRKTRNPADLLAAVVSAHKEFDRAFATAAPEAKAVVACRAGCDACCHVPVGVQAHEVLIAAAHVQTHFSPTQLDELIARTAAHRAAFAGRNNVERTALKPPCALLAEGSCSIYAARPEACRSHHSHNAESCRTNLQHGNEALDVYIPGVRGRMFAVMLAIDQAVVEAGFDGQAYDFGSALHEALTSSLCAVRWVQRQNAFPDACREAGDSDDDGDSGVMHPEGYFQD encoded by the coding sequence ATGTGCGCTGCATTTTCACCGGAAGAAGACTCGTTGTTCGAAAAGACCGGTGCCGCCGTGCTCAAACGGCTGCGCAAAACGCGCAACCCGGCCGACCTGCTCGCGGCCGTGGTCAGCGCGCACAAGGAGTTTGACCGCGCGTTTGCTACGGCTGCGCCCGAGGCCAAAGCGGTAGTCGCGTGCCGTGCGGGTTGCGACGCGTGTTGCCACGTGCCGGTGGGCGTTCAGGCCCACGAGGTGCTGATCGCCGCCGCCCACGTGCAAACGCATTTTTCGCCCACGCAGCTCGATGAACTGATCGCGCGCACCGCTGCACACCGCGCGGCGTTCGCCGGTCGGAACAACGTCGAGCGGACGGCGCTTAAACCCCCCTGCGCGCTGTTGGCGGAGGGGAGCTGCTCCATTTATGCTGCCCGGCCCGAGGCGTGCCGATCGCATCACAGTCACAACGCCGAGTCCTGCCGCACCAATCTTCAGCACGGTAACGAAGCGCTCGACGTCTATATCCCTGGGGTGCGCGGGCGGATGTTTGCCGTCATGCTGGCGATTGATCAGGCGGTGGTGGAGGCCGGCTTTGACGGCCAGGCTTATGATTTCGGTTCCGCACTGCATGAGGCGCTCACCAGCAGTCTGTGCGCGGTGCGCTGGGTTCAGCGCCAAAATGCGTTCCCCGACGCCTGCCGTGAGGCCGGAGATTCGGACGATGACGGGGACTCGGGTGTGATGCACCCGGAGGGGTATTTTCAGGATTAA
- a CDS encoding SGNH/GDSL hydrolase family protein, with protein MKTKRLLLALGVALLVLLGYNALIAHLAVRSQRQQALAAVSHPPADTSVVFLGNSLMEAGGDPASFRAGWPANQPAAPSLNLALGATTPVEHFLIWRRALAHDLRPQWLVYGFFDDQLNAPALGEWSDLVGNRAFSYYDPELAAELYAPGSLLKRWELVFTQHVPMLAERSSLWTKVERLRRQFSAIGLPPQKTNRFGRVDDFGPPGAPEIASFVERCTAITDKRAGFSAPISQIVQLAHAHQIRVLFVEMPMPRQHRAAFYAKPIWPRLRAHVRELASAAGATYLNASDWVEDEGNFADSMHLNPDGARVFSTRLARSLAQVGQSGETVTPQLAQGKTAPKTEAHP; from the coding sequence ATGAAAACCAAGCGACTCCTCCTTGCGCTCGGCGTGGCGCTGCTCGTGCTCCTCGGCTACAACGCCCTCATCGCGCATCTGGCCGTGCGTTCGCAACGGCAGCAGGCGCTTGCCGCCGTTTCGCACCCACCAGCGGACACCTCCGTGGTGTTTTTGGGGAATTCACTGATGGAGGCGGGCGGTGACCCGGCATCGTTTCGGGCGGGTTGGCCCGCGAACCAACCTGCGGCCCCCTCGCTCAATCTCGCGCTGGGAGCGACCACGCCCGTGGAGCATTTCCTCATCTGGCGCCGGGCACTCGCGCACGACCTGCGGCCCCAGTGGCTCGTCTATGGTTTCTTTGACGATCAACTCAATGCTCCCGCGCTTGGCGAATGGTCGGACCTCGTGGGTAATCGGGCCTTTTCGTACTACGACCCGGAGCTGGCCGCTGAGCTCTACGCACCCGGATCCCTGTTGAAGCGCTGGGAGCTGGTTTTCACCCAGCACGTGCCGATGCTGGCCGAACGCTCCTCGCTGTGGACAAAAGTGGAACGGCTGCGGCGGCAGTTTTCCGCGATCGGATTACCGCCACAAAAAACGAACCGGTTTGGCCGAGTGGACGATTTCGGGCCGCCGGGAGCGCCGGAAATCGCCTCGTTTGTCGAACGTTGCACGGCGATCACGGACAAGCGGGCGGGGTTTTCCGCGCCGATCAGCCAAATCGTGCAACTCGCCCACGCGCACCAGATCCGGGTGCTGTTCGTGGAGATGCCCATGCCCCGGCAGCACCGCGCCGCGTTCTACGCCAAGCCGATCTGGCCTCGGCTACGGGCCCACGTGCGCGAACTGGCGAGCGCGGCGGGGGCAACCTACCTCAACGCCAGCGACTGGGTGGAAGACGAGGGCAATTTCGCCGACTCGATGCACCTCAACCCCGACGGCGCGCGTGTGTTCAGCACCCGTCTGGCCCGATCGTTGGCTCAAGTCGGCCAATCGGGCGAAACAGTCACGCCCCAATTGGCCCAAGGCAAAACTGCGCCGAAAACCGAAGCGCACCCCTGA